A window from Actinomycetota bacterium encodes these proteins:
- a CDS encoding NlpC/P60 family protein translates to MGHAGIYLGNGWFIHSSGSRAGVSIDQLADGFWRIPSCGGAA, encoded by the coding sequence GTGGGACACGCAGGCATCTATCTTGGGAACGGATGGTTCATCCATTCCTCGGGGAGCAGAGCGGGCGTGAGCATCGATCAGTTGGCGGACGGGTTCTGGCGGATTCCTTCGTGTGGGGGCGCCGCCTGA
- a CDS encoding type II toxin-antitoxin system RelE/ParE family toxin: protein MTRGRGPVRRRWRDYETPAGHRPVRDFISSLPEGDAAEIAAAMKEVAMQGFVLARHLRGEIWEVRAFSETKGYRILFAPEGSKGRILLALDAFAKKTQKTPERLLQLAERRLADWRRRGKRMR, encoded by the coding sequence GTGACTCGCGGGCGAGGACCGGTCCGACGCCGCTGGCGTGATTACGAGACGCCGGCGGGCCATCGTCCGGTACGCGACTTCATCTCTAGCCTTCCCGAGGGCGATGCCGCCGAGATCGCGGCGGCGATGAAGGAGGTCGCAATGCAGGGATTCGTGCTTGCACGTCACCTCCGGGGGGAAATCTGGGAGGTTCGCGCTTTCTCGGAGACCAAGGGCTATCGGATTCTGTTTGCTCCAGAGGGCTCGAAGGGGAGGATCCTATTGGCGCTCGACGCATTCGCGAAGAAGACACAGAAGACGCCCGAACGGCTGCTGCAGCTCGCGGAGCGCCGGCTTGCCGACTGGCGAAGACGGGGCAAGAGGATGAGGTAA
- a CDS encoding helix-turn-helix transcriptional regulator, with product MRKKDFLDEIIEERTRANPQFPELVEAALDRRKLLRELASVREAAGISQTLVAAKMGTSQSAVARIETGHADVRMSTVERYAAAVGSRVTWAVAGVPAPHTGRAAAKKSRSYRQAAGKKPRRA from the coding sequence GTGCGGAAGAAGGACTTCCTGGACGAGATCATCGAGGAGCGCACAAGGGCGAATCCCCAGTTCCCCGAGCTCGTCGAGGCTGCCCTCGACCGCCGCAAACTTCTTCGCGAGCTGGCATCGGTGCGCGAGGCCGCCGGGATCAGCCAAACCTTGGTGGCGGCCAAGATGGGCACTTCCCAGTCTGCTGTCGCGCGGATCGAAACGGGCCACGCGGATGTCCGCATGTCCACAGTCGAACGCTACGCCGCGGCGGTGGGCTCGCGTGTGACTTGGGCTGTCGCCGGCGTGCCGGCACCCCACACGGGGCGAGCAGCCGCCAAGAAGTCCAGGTCGTATCGGCAAGCCGCGGGGAAGAAACCCAGGCGGGCTTGA
- a CDS encoding Eco57I restriction-modification methylase domain-containing protein produces the protein MVRPARTLLRPVELQLDLGWTEQAAEADSTGSVVVVERDAIELPAEPRGVVYTKPWVVELILDLAGYRPEVDLADLHAVEPSAGEGAFLVPMIRRLLASLEAHGRPLDDAAGALRAYELDSEAGRRAVAAAVRTLLDHGVGREDADRIAQGWVHVGDYLLDSRDARRPDVVVGNPPYIRYDDIPEDVLSCYRALYPTMVGRGDIYIGFMEAAIRTLKPGGVLAFICADRWMRSAYGVELRRLITSACGVEAVIEMHNAPAFEDEVAAYPAVAVIRRGPQRGALIASAGPDAGGSLPGMALADAIRSAAHDKSRAVPGFSVAKVDAWFSGSAPWPALEPHQLELLQYLEANFAPLEDPVTGTKIGIGVASGADRVYITKDADVVEDDRLLPLAMAADTREGAVKWSGNYLVNPWTRHGDLVQLEDYPRLRAYFEGRAPELRRRNIAQRRPRDWYRTIDKVNAELLGRPKLYFPDMKMSSNPTLDDGRTYPHHNLYYLTSDGWDLEVLGGLLLSRVAQIFIEAYCVKMRGGTLRFQAQYLRRIRVPEPFAIVDDVSDRLRAAFWSRDASAATSAAIDAYGIGHLAGALGC, from the coding sequence GTGGTGCGACCTGCGAGGACACTGCTCAGACCGGTTGAGTTGCAGTTGGACCTTGGCTGGACTGAGCAAGCCGCCGAGGCCGACAGCACCGGCTCCGTCGTCGTTGTGGAACGCGATGCGATCGAGCTTCCCGCCGAGCCCAGGGGAGTTGTGTACACCAAGCCCTGGGTTGTCGAGTTGATTCTCGATCTTGCCGGCTATCGCCCAGAGGTCGATCTGGCGGATCTCCACGCGGTGGAGCCTTCGGCCGGGGAAGGCGCCTTCCTCGTCCCGATGATTCGGCGGTTGCTTGCTTCGCTCGAAGCCCACGGGCGCCCGCTTGACGATGCGGCAGGAGCCTTGCGCGCGTACGAGCTTGATTCGGAGGCGGGCCGGCGTGCGGTCGCGGCTGCCGTGCGCACATTGCTTGACCACGGCGTCGGTCGCGAGGACGCCGACCGTATCGCGCAAGGCTGGGTGCACGTGGGCGACTACCTGTTGGACTCGAGAGACGCTCGACGGCCTGATGTCGTGGTGGGCAATCCGCCGTACATTCGATACGACGACATCCCCGAGGATGTGCTCAGTTGTTACCGGGCTCTTTACCCCACCATGGTTGGCCGCGGGGACATCTACATTGGATTCATGGAAGCCGCGATCCGAACTCTCAAGCCCGGGGGAGTGCTCGCCTTCATCTGCGCCGACAGATGGATGCGTTCTGCCTACGGCGTGGAGTTGCGGCGGTTGATCACGTCCGCGTGCGGCGTCGAGGCGGTGATCGAGATGCACAACGCCCCTGCCTTCGAGGACGAGGTCGCGGCCTACCCGGCGGTTGCGGTTATCAGGCGTGGACCGCAACGTGGGGCGCTGATTGCAAGCGCAGGACCCGATGCTGGGGGGTCGTTGCCGGGGATGGCTTTGGCCGACGCCATTCGAAGCGCAGCGCACGATAAGAGCCGGGCAGTTCCCGGGTTCAGCGTTGCCAAGGTGGATGCGTGGTTCAGCGGTAGTGCCCCGTGGCCGGCCCTGGAACCGCATCAGCTCGAACTTTTGCAGTACCTCGAAGCCAACTTCGCGCCCCTCGAAGATCCCGTTACCGGAACGAAGATTGGCATCGGTGTCGCCAGCGGCGCCGACCGCGTGTACATCACCAAGGACGCCGATGTGGTCGAGGATGATCGCCTGCTTCCGCTGGCGATGGCCGCCGACACGCGCGAGGGCGCCGTCAAGTGGTCGGGGAACTATCTAGTGAATCCGTGGACTCGTCACGGTGATCTTGTGCAGTTGGAGGATTACCCGAGGCTTCGCGCCTATTTCGAAGGTCGCGCGCCCGAACTTCGCAGGCGCAATATCGCTCAACGCCGACCTCGGGATTGGTATCGCACGATCGATAAAGTCAACGCCGAACTCCTGGGCCGGCCGAAGCTCTACTTCCCAGACATGAAGATGTCGAGCAATCCAACCCTTGATGACGGCAGGACCTACCCGCATCACAACCTCTATTACCTCACCTCAGATGGCTGGGATCTCGAAGTACTCGGCGGCTTGTTGCTTTCGCGCGTTGCGCAGATATTTATCGAGGCCTACTGCGTCAAGATGCGCGGCGGCACGCTGCGCTTCCAGGCGCAGTATCTGCGTCGGATTCGAGTTCCGGAGCCGTTTGCCATTGTCGACGACGTTTCGGATCGACTGCGCGCAGCTTTTTGGAGCCGGGATGCAAGCGCGGCTACGTCGGCAGCAATCGATGCGTACGGGATTGGGCATCTGGCCGGGGCTCTCGGGTGTTAG
- a CDS encoding PaeR7I family type II restriction endonuclease, which yields MLADLDERFQEAVGAFWNARGRQQQKQIEGGKVDAGTRGAVTGGTQMGGFEALLADVLVHAGLDRSDIRVRTALELPGYYRPEKKWDLLVVVEGRLLVAVEFKSQVGPSFGNNFNNRTEEAIGNAEDLWTAYREGRFGKHQAPFLGYFFLLEDCEKVHAPVANVEPHFEVDPAFRGASYAERYQVLCERLVLERKYTAACLALATNEHPTRVSFPTEPLAFRRLAAAAEGHVRAFLSSR from the coding sequence GTGTTAGCGGATCTCGACGAGCGATTCCAAGAGGCTGTGGGGGCCTTCTGGAATGCGCGCGGCCGGCAACAGCAGAAACAGATCGAGGGCGGCAAGGTTGACGCAGGGACGCGCGGCGCCGTCACCGGCGGCACGCAGATGGGTGGGTTCGAGGCTCTACTGGCGGACGTCCTTGTGCACGCGGGACTTGATCGTTCAGACATCAGGGTGCGGACGGCGCTTGAGCTTCCCGGGTATTACCGGCCCGAGAAGAAGTGGGATCTGCTCGTAGTTGTCGAGGGCCGTCTGCTCGTCGCCGTGGAATTCAAGTCTCAAGTCGGCCCGAGCTTCGGTAACAACTTCAACAATCGCACCGAAGAAGCGATCGGCAACGCCGAGGATCTCTGGACGGCGTACAGAGAAGGACGGTTTGGGAAGCACCAAGCACCTTTCCTCGGCTACTTCTTTCTCCTCGAGGACTGCGAGAAGGTTCACGCGCCGGTAGCGAACGTCGAGCCGCACTTCGAAGTCGATCCGGCGTTCAGGGGTGCGTCGTACGCCGAGCGTTACCAGGTGCTTTGCGAGCGCCTCGTGCTCGAACGCAAGTACACCGCGGCGTGTTTAGCCCTGGCGACCAACGAACATCCCACCCGCGTTAGTTTCCCAACCGAGCCCCTCGCATTTCGCCGGCTTGCCGCAGCCGCCGAGGGTCACGTAAGGGCGTTTCTCTCTTCCAGATAG
- a CDS encoding pyruvate formate lyase family protein translates to MTQMSKATNVRSRTNLLAAVLLRAMAVSFNTRPSLRKYLRGRDGWINFSVGFRTESDSVSQTLQFKDGRLSVRAGVRSPTTTLIFHDDDAVKEMLAATPNEVLLLLMRGRMRTSGNLTYLSLFNFYNSLLLRKRTAKALAKQRQERAGTPSPVSTNGSAPKPAPNFITAAPADKVKWLDEPNLARFSLDDFPRLKDFLDFHFTKKPEICAERPALLTQWFRDNGFETDRDGKPWNPVMRQALALRHLMESRKPIIRSGDLLGGTTTAKDVGVVIYPDSHGTMIWGELLSAADRMLNPYDVSEETVLTLHQDVFPYWASRNFREWVRDRHDEPLYQQLDGRFAVYFAWKTAALSHTIADYPKLFAVGARGIIEEIDREIAGADESKRITLQAMQQTLEGVIAYARNIAAQARAEADACTDPARAAELRAIAEACARVPEHPARTLFEAVQAMWLVWIGLHMENTNAGLSIGRLDVWLQPFFEADMAKLSDAGAREEYVRNAVELIGCFYMRLTDHLPLVPDIGNYLFGGSSSDQAITLGGLARDGSSAVCDMTYVFLKVTEMLKLRDPNVNARFSYKENSDAYLKRLCEVNLITTATPSMHCDETILASIEHLGYELEDRRDWSATGCVEPTVSGKHIGHTNCMMFNLVAALEMALYDGLHPLMDWKVGPSTGDPAAGAFPTFDDFFAAYTTQLRFLAEQAIEYNNVLGAAHADLRPTPLLSSLIDGTIRSGKDVTVGGAKYNTSGAACIGLADNVDSMMAIKHLVYDEKLIGFGELLDALRADFVGYENIHAMIDNKAPKFGSGDADALKMAQRIQSVTHGIFAEHRNFRGGIYTTGFWSMSNHVAFGSLTGALPSGRRAGKAFTPGLTPSPGASPNLLDNLRDVAMLDPLSNDNNMAFNVKYVPSASDPHERSVSNMAAYARGYFEMGGMQMQLNVVSSDTLRDAMAHPENYRDLLVRISGYNAYFVTLNRDMQIELIERAEYGA, encoded by the coding sequence ATGACTCAGATGTCGAAGGCAACCAACGTGCGATCCCGCACGAACCTGCTCGCCGCAGTACTGCTACGCGCGATGGCCGTTTCCTTCAACACCCGCCCATCGCTTCGCAAGTATCTGCGTGGACGCGACGGATGGATCAACTTCTCCGTCGGGTTTCGCACCGAGTCCGACTCGGTTTCCCAGACGCTGCAATTCAAGGATGGACGGCTGTCGGTGCGCGCGGGCGTTCGCTCCCCCACGACAACGCTGATCTTCCACGACGACGACGCGGTCAAGGAAATGCTCGCAGCGACGCCGAATGAGGTGCTGCTGTTGCTGATGCGCGGACGCATGCGCACCTCGGGCAACCTCACTTACCTCTCGCTGTTCAACTTCTACAACTCTCTATTGCTGCGCAAGCGCACGGCGAAGGCACTGGCTAAGCAACGCCAAGAGCGCGCCGGAACCCCTTCGCCGGTTTCGACAAACGGGTCCGCTCCCAAGCCTGCTCCCAACTTCATCACCGCCGCGCCGGCCGACAAGGTGAAGTGGTTGGACGAACCGAACCTTGCTCGCTTCTCACTCGATGACTTCCCTCGCCTGAAGGACTTCCTCGACTTCCACTTCACCAAGAAGCCCGAGATCTGCGCCGAACGCCCGGCGTTGTTGACCCAGTGGTTCCGCGACAACGGTTTCGAGACCGACCGCGACGGCAAGCCATGGAACCCGGTGATGCGCCAAGCCCTCGCTCTGCGCCACCTCATGGAGAGTCGCAAGCCCATCATTCGCTCGGGCGACCTGCTCGGCGGGACCACCACGGCGAAGGACGTCGGCGTGGTCATCTACCCCGACTCTCACGGCACCATGATTTGGGGCGAATTGCTGAGCGCCGCCGACCGCATGCTGAACCCGTACGACGTCTCCGAGGAGACCGTGCTAACCCTGCACCAAGACGTCTTCCCCTACTGGGCGAGCCGCAACTTCCGTGAATGGGTGCGCGACCGCCACGACGAGCCCCTGTACCAACAACTCGACGGTCGCTTCGCCGTCTACTTCGCCTGGAAGACCGCAGCGCTTTCGCACACAATCGCCGACTACCCCAAGCTCTTCGCCGTCGGCGCGCGCGGCATCATCGAGGAGATCGACCGTGAGATCGCCGGCGCCGACGAATCCAAGCGCATCACATTGCAGGCGATGCAACAGACCCTTGAAGGCGTGATCGCCTACGCGCGCAACATCGCCGCGCAGGCGCGCGCCGAAGCCGACGCATGCACCGACCCGGCGCGCGCGGCGGAGTTGCGCGCGATCGCCGAGGCGTGCGCGCGCGTTCCCGAGCACCCTGCTCGCACCTTGTTCGAAGCCGTCCAGGCGATGTGGCTGGTGTGGATCGGGCTGCACATGGAGAACACCAACGCCGGGCTGTCGATCGGGCGCCTGGACGTGTGGCTGCAGCCCTTCTTCGAGGCCGACATGGCAAAGCTCTCCGACGCCGGCGCGCGCGAGGAGTACGTGCGCAACGCGGTCGAGTTGATCGGCTGCTTCTACATGCGCCTCACCGATCACCTGCCGCTGGTTCCCGACATCGGCAACTACCTGTTCGGTGGAAGTTCTTCCGACCAGGCGATCACGCTCGGCGGCCTTGCGCGCGACGGATCCTCGGCCGTGTGCGACATGACCTACGTGTTCTTAAAGGTCACCGAGATGCTGAAGTTGCGTGACCCGAACGTGAACGCGCGGTTCAGTTACAAAGAGAACAGCGATGCCTACCTCAAGCGATTGTGCGAGGTGAACCTGATCACGACGGCAACACCGTCCATGCACTGCGACGAGACCATCCTGGCCTCGATCGAGCATCTCGGGTACGAACTCGAGGACCGGCGCGACTGGTCGGCGACCGGCTGTGTCGAGCCGACCGTGTCGGGCAAGCACATCGGGCACACAAACTGCATGATGTTCAACCTCGTCGCCGCGCTGGAAATGGCGCTCTACGACGGATTGCACCCGCTCATGGACTGGAAGGTCGGCCCCTCGACCGGCGATCCGGCAGCCGGAGCCTTCCCCACCTTCGACGACTTCTTCGCCGCCTACACCACGCAACTGCGTTTCCTCGCCGAACAAGCCATCGAATACAACAACGTCCTGGGCGCCGCGCACGCAGACCTGCGTCCGACACCTCTGCTGTCCTCGCTCATCGATGGCACCATTCGCTCGGGCAAAGACGTCACCGTCGGAGGAGCGAAGTACAACACGTCCGGAGCGGCCTGCATCGGACTTGCTGACAACGTGGACTCGATGATGGCGATCAAGCATCTGGTCTACGATGAGAAACTGATCGGATTCGGCGAACTGCTGGACGCATTGCGTGCCGACTTCGTCGGGTACGAGAACATCCACGCCATGATCGACAACAAGGCTCCCAAGTTCGGCTCGGGCGACGCCGACGCGCTCAAGATGGCACAGCGCATCCAGAGCGTGACGCACGGGATCTTCGCCGAACACCGCAACTTCCGCGGCGGCATCTACACGACCGGGTTCTGGTCGATGTCCAACCACGTCGCGTTCGGAAGCCTGACGGGCGCGCTGCCCTCAGGGCGGCGCGCCGGCAAGGCCTTCACCCCCGGTCTCACCCCGTCGCCGGGGGCTTCGCCGAACCTGCTCGACAACCTGCGCGACGTCGCCATGCTCGACCCGCTGTCCAACGACAACAACATGGCCTTCAACGTCAAGTACGTCCCATCGGCGAGCGACCCGCACGAGCGCTCAGTCTCGAACATGGCGGCGTACGCGCGCGGCTACTTCGAGATGGGCGGCATGCAGATGCAACTCAACGTGGTCAGTTCAGACACGCTGCGCGACGCGATGGCGCACCCCGAGAACTACAGGGATCTGCTCGTGCGGATCTCGGGGTACAACGCCTACTTCGTGACCCTCAACCGCGACATGCAGATCGAGTTGATCGAGCGCGCGGAGTACGGGGCGTAA
- a CDS encoding TetR/AcrR family transcriptional regulator produces the protein MAQRRTQTERSAATRARLCAAAIESLAERGYAGATTADIAARAGCSQGALFRHYPTKADLFADAAEALYDDVREVVRARLESAGEATDAVAASVRALWDVFRLPSMTASYELVMAARTDPALREALRPVLERNTAANVTLAAGVLPQGLATPGIVNLVIWAIQGAAMDAFVGVVDQEVDELIQTIATLARALS, from the coding sequence GTGGCGCAGAGAAGGACCCAGACCGAGCGAAGCGCTGCGACCCGCGCGCGCCTGTGCGCGGCCGCGATCGAAAGCCTGGCTGAACGTGGATACGCGGGCGCCACAACGGCCGACATCGCCGCGCGCGCCGGCTGCTCCCAAGGGGCTCTTTTCCGCCACTACCCCACCAAAGCCGACCTATTCGCCGACGCAGCCGAAGCGCTCTACGACGATGTGCGAGAAGTCGTGCGCGCACGCCTAGAGAGCGCAGGCGAAGCCACCGACGCCGTCGCCGCAAGCGTGCGGGCTTTGTGGGACGTGTTCCGCCTTCCGTCCATGACAGCTTCGTACGAACTGGTGATGGCCGCGCGAACGGACCCCGCCCTGCGGGAAGCCCTGCGGCCGGTCTTGGAGCGCAACACCGCGGCCAACGTAACCTTGGCCGCCGGCGTCCTGCCCCAAGGCCTTGCGACGCCGGGGATCGTCAACCTCGTGATCTGGGCGATCCAGGGGGCCGCGATGGACGCTTTCGTGGGTGTGGTCGATCAAGAAGTCGACGAGTTGATCCAAACCATCGCGACGCTGGCGCGCGCCCTGTCGTAA
- a CDS encoding saccharopine dehydrogenase NADP-binding domain-containing protein, which produces MCARYLSKRELVPGRPAGSGGVMATKVVVLGGAGAVGSQAVRTLAEHGGFDEVVIADWNLARAQELATEIGRAGVTAAGVDVMDPDGVANLVRGSDIVLNCVGPFYRSVKTVLSTVLDLGINYVDVCDDVDVTNEILEWDARAKAAGVTALIGMGSSPGVTNLFAKFVVDQMLDECETVDIFHTHGGEPIEGPGVIGHRFHCMSIDIPMFLEGELRTVKYFEPDGIALRQTFDFPLVGDGIPVFPYPHPEQLTLPRFIKLQRVTNKGSVLPIPYYELTAEMCRLGLSSKDPVSVGDQSVVPYDFATAFLIRERDRILAETNFGEQRGCISVVVTGKKDGEPREFRLHMASASKALGEGTGIPAAIGTMLVHRGKASSAGVLPPEALLDATDFLGLVAQLPSLTSSASTFIEEVLPDGTVKQMPL; this is translated from the coding sequence GTGTGCGCTCGCTATCTTAGCAAACGCGAGCTTGTGCCGGGTAGACCGGCGGGATCTGGAGGGGTCATGGCGACGAAAGTGGTGGTCCTGGGTGGGGCCGGAGCGGTGGGCAGTCAGGCCGTGCGCACGCTGGCCGAACACGGCGGCTTCGACGAAGTCGTGATCGCCGACTGGAACCTGGCGCGCGCGCAGGAACTCGCCACCGAGATCGGGCGCGCGGGGGTCACGGCCGCGGGCGTTGACGTGATGGATCCCGACGGCGTTGCGAACCTCGTCCGAGGCAGCGACATCGTCTTGAACTGCGTCGGTCCCTTCTACCGCAGTGTCAAGACCGTTCTGTCGACCGTGCTGGATCTGGGCATCAACTACGTGGACGTCTGCGACGACGTGGATGTGACCAACGAGATCCTCGAGTGGGACGCGCGCGCTAAGGCCGCCGGCGTCACCGCGCTGATCGGCATGGGCTCCTCTCCCGGCGTCACCAACTTGTTCGCGAAGTTCGTCGTCGACCAGATGCTGGACGAGTGCGAGACGGTGGACATCTTCCACACTCACGGCGGCGAGCCGATCGAGGGCCCCGGTGTCATCGGCCATCGCTTCCACTGCATGTCCATCGACATTCCGATGTTCCTCGAAGGCGAGTTGCGTACGGTGAAGTACTTCGAGCCCGATGGGATCGCACTGCGTCAGACCTTCGATTTCCCGCTGGTTGGAGACGGAATACCCGTGTTTCCGTACCCGCACCCCGAGCAACTCACGCTCCCGCGATTCATCAAACTGCAGCGCGTGACCAACAAGGGCTCGGTTCTTCCGATTCCGTATTACGAGCTGACGGCAGAGATGTGTCGCCTGGGGCTCAGCAGCAAGGACCCGGTGTCGGTCGGCGATCAGTCGGTGGTTCCTTACGACTTCGCAACTGCGTTCCTGATCCGCGAGCGCGACCGGATTCTGGCCGAGACGAACTTCGGCGAGCAGCGTGGATGCATCTCGGTCGTGGTCACCGGAAAGAAGGACGGCGAGCCACGCGAATTTCGGTTGCACATGGCGTCTGCGAGCAAGGCGTTGGGCGAAGGCACCGGGATTCCGGCGGCGATCGGTACGATGCTCGTCCACCGCGGCAAGGCATCGTCCGCAGGGGTTTTGCCGCCTGAGGCGCTGCTAGACGCAACCGATTTCCTTGGATTGGTCGCACAGTTGCCGTCGCTGACTTCGTCGGCAAGCACGTTCATCGAAGAGGTTCTGCCGGACGGCACCGTGAAGCAGATGCCTCTGTAG
- a CDS encoding FGGY-family carbohydrate kinase codes for MERFILAIDHGTSGIKAAIVSERGAVLDAEFVSTPTLYLPGGGAEQDPQGWWDALVTAVKALRARGRVSFERIELVGVSSTFSTTVAVDSEGEPVMPAITWLDSRGSEYVRAAMRGFPSFQGYGITKVSRWVRRTGGAPALSGKDDAAHVLLVKHAFPKEYARARWFLSSKDYLTLRLTGEVATSPDAVQLFYVTDTRDANNIRYDDGLIRGLGIDREKLPPLRASTEELGTLRASVADELGLPRTARVAVGAADMASALVGSGAVRDYQGHLYIGTSSWVQCPVPFRRTDVLHQIACFPTAVPGRYQVVNEQDYAGGSVDFLVKHVLERAWGSVGAPLPKDPFAVMEQVAGSAPAGSNRLIFTPWLNGERTPVDDTHLRGGWHNLSTTTTLEDMARSVLEGVAYNIRWSLHYVDRFVKRKLEPLRFIGGGAQSDTWCQVLSDVLDREIHRVADPRQANGRGAALIAAVGAGWVKFDEIPDLVRVERAFSPDPANRAIYDEMYGAFRHIHKRNRGVYRRLNKA; via the coding sequence ATGGAACGCTTCATTCTGGCGATCGATCACGGCACGTCCGGCATCAAGGCTGCGATCGTGTCGGAGCGCGGCGCAGTGTTGGACGCGGAGTTCGTCTCCACCCCGACGTTGTACCTACCGGGCGGGGGGGCGGAGCAGGACCCGCAGGGGTGGTGGGATGCGCTCGTCACGGCAGTGAAGGCATTGCGCGCGCGCGGCAGGGTGTCATTCGAACGCATCGAACTCGTTGGTGTTTCCAGCACGTTTTCGACAACGGTGGCCGTCGATTCCGAGGGTGAGCCGGTGATGCCGGCGATCACGTGGCTGGACTCGCGCGGCAGCGAGTACGTGCGCGCAGCGATGCGAGGGTTTCCGAGTTTTCAGGGTTACGGAATCACGAAGGTATCGCGCTGGGTGAGGCGTACGGGGGGTGCGCCTGCGTTGTCCGGGAAGGATGACGCAGCGCACGTCCTGCTGGTAAAGCACGCTTTTCCAAAGGAGTACGCGCGCGCGCGCTGGTTCCTGTCCAGCAAGGACTATCTAACGCTGCGGCTTACCGGAGAGGTCGCGACGTCGCCCGACGCGGTGCAGCTTTTCTACGTGACCGATACGCGCGACGCGAACAACATTCGGTACGACGACGGCCTGATCCGCGGGCTGGGGATCGATCGCGAGAAGTTGCCGCCGCTGCGCGCGTCCACCGAGGAACTTGGAACGTTGCGCGCGAGCGTCGCCGACGAACTCGGATTGCCGCGCACCGCGCGCGTCGCAGTCGGCGCGGCGGACATGGCCTCGGCGCTCGTTGGCTCAGGTGCCGTGCGCGATTATCAGGGACACCTCTACATAGGTACCTCGTCGTGGGTGCAGTGTCCGGTGCCGTTTCGCCGCACCGACGTTCTGCATCAGATCGCGTGCTTCCCAACTGCGGTTCCGGGCCGTTATCAGGTGGTCAACGAGCAGGACTACGCCGGCGGATCCGTCGACTTCTTGGTCAAGCACGTGTTGGAGCGCGCGTGGGGATCCGTCGGGGCGCCGCTTCCCAAGGATCCGTTCGCGGTGATGGAGCAAGTCGCGGGTTCGGCGCCGGCCGGGAGCAACCGCTTGATCTTCACGCCGTGGCTGAACGGTGAACGCACTCCGGTGGACGACACGCATCTGCGGGGCGGGTGGCACAACTTGTCCACGACCACGACGCTGGAGGACATGGCGCGCTCCGTGCTCGAGGGTGTTGCCTACAACATTCGCTGGAGCTTGCACTACGTCGATCGCTTCGTGAAGCGCAAACTCGAACCGCTTCGATTCATCGGCGGCGGCGCGCAGTCCGACACGTGGTGTCAGGTCCTTTCCGATGTCTTGGATCGCGAGATCCACCGTGTCGCTGATCCTCGGCAGGCCAACGGGAGGGGCGCAGCGCTGATTGCCGCGGTCGGCGCCGGGTGGGTGAAGTTCGATGAGATCCCGGACCTGGTTCGGGTTGAGCGTGCGTTCTCACCCGATCCGGCGAACCGCGCGATCTACGACGAGATGTACGGCGCTTTCCGCCACATCCACAAACGCAACCGCGGCGTGTACCGGCGACTCAACAAGGCCTGA